In Methanofollis sp., the genomic window ACGAAACAGCACCTATGTCGCCCTCCGCTTCTCTCAGCCCACGAAATTCGAGACGAGGTATATCGTCGATGGTTCTCCGCGGCAGATCACCATCAGTGAAGCGGTGTTCTTCATGGACAGTGGCGAAGAACAGAACATAATCCGCACACTGGCACCAGACGGACCGGGGGTCTGGACGACATCACGCGATCGCGGGGCACTCAAAGATCTCGTCGCCCCCGTTCTTGCAGAGGGAAAAAAGCAGTGACGACTCATTTCACGTGCGCTCCGCTGGTCAAAAAAAGGAGTTATTTTTTCTGGAACTGCGGCATCAGGGCCCTGATCTCCTTCCCCACACACTCGATCTCGTGCTCCTCGTCGGCACGGGTGAGGGCGGTGAAGACCGGCCTGCCTGTCATGTTCTCCAGGATCCACTCCTTTGCGAAGCGGCCGTCCTGGATCTCGTCCAGGATCTCCTGCATCGCCTCGTAGGTCTCAGGGCCGACGACACGCGGCCCCCGCGTGAGGTCGCCGTACTTTGCGGTGTTCGAGATCGAGTCCCGCATCCCTGAGAACCCGCCCTCATAGATGAGGTCGACGATCAGTTTCAGCTCATGGAGCACTTCGAGGTAGGCCATCTCCGGAGCATAGCCGTTGGCGACCAGAGTCTCGAACCCGGCCTTGATCAGGGACGTGCACCCGCCGCAGAGCACCGCCTGCTCGCCGAAAAGGTCGGTCTCGGTCTCCTCCCTGAATGTCGTCTCAAAGACCGCGGCCCGCGTCGCCCCGATACCCTTTGCGTACGCCAGGGCGATCGCCTTCGCATCGCCTGTTGCGTCCTGCTCGACGGCGATGAGCGCCGGAACACCCTTCCCCTCCTCGTACGTCCGTCTCACCATATGGCCGGGCCCTTTCGGCGCGACCATCACGACGTTCACGTCTGGCGGCGGGATGATCTGGCCGTAGTGGATGTTGAACCCGTGGGAGAACATCAGGGTCTTCCCTGCGGTGAGGCCCTGCCTCACTGCGCTCCGGTAGACTGCCGCCTGGTCCTCGTCGGGGAGGAGGACCTGGATGATGTCTGCCTCCCGCGCTGCGTCGGCGACCTGAAAAACCTCCAGGCCATCTTTGATTGCCATTTCCCAGCTTTTTCCAGGCCTGACCCCGATGACCACATCGAGACCCGAGTCCTTCAGGT contains:
- the ilvC gene encoding ketol-acid reductoisomerase; translated protein: MVEKYFDADADMGVLAGKKIAVIGYGSQGRGQALNLKDSGLDVVIGVRPGKSWEMAIKDGLEVFQVADAAREADIIQVLLPDEDQAAVYRSAVRQGLTAGKTLMFSHGFNIHYGQIIPPPDVNVVMVAPKGPGHMVRRTYEEGKGVPALIAVEQDATGDAKAIALAYAKGIGATRAAVFETTFREETETDLFGEQAVLCGGCTSLIKAGFETLVANGYAPEMAYLEVLHELKLIVDLIYEGGFSGMRDSISNTAKYGDLTRGPRVVGPETYEAMQEILDEIQDGRFAKEWILENMTGRPVFTALTRADEEHEIECVGKEIRALMPQFQKK